A segment of the Lycium ferocissimum isolate CSIRO_LF1 chromosome 5, AGI_CSIRO_Lferr_CH_V1, whole genome shotgun sequence genome:
TGTTCACATTCAAGGAGAAGCTAGCTAGTGGAGTGATATTTTATGGGAAATTGTCAATCCGGAAGGAATACAAACAAAGCTTATCAAGCAATTATCATGTTCCCTAAGCTAGAGATAAAAAAGATAAGGAAGAGATTACgataacaaaatatttgtagTTTAATCTAGAGTTAGGTTTGGAAGTTGTTAAAGTTGTGGAGCCATTAATTATTAAAGGCCCAGCTATTTGAAGCGtacaatgatttttttttttttaagcttcgACGAGTTTAAAGTTTAAAAACAGAATGGTATTCcatccaaaaagaaataaagtggCCATATGAAATCGTCAAAAATATGGAGGATTATTAAGGGAAAAGTGAGGGCCAAATGATTCGTTTCAATCTTGCTCTAATTTCTAAACAAGCAACGAAAGAATCTCGCAAACTTAATTAATAGATTTATCTTTGCAATTTATATCATCTTGaacttttctttgaattattatttttcatttgttaaATCTATTTGTCCAAATTAGTACTCATTGCAATGTGTTTTATTAGACATATGACATTCAATTGTAGTAAAAATATACTTACATTCGATGTTTACACTAAATCACATTTCTTATTATAATTGACATATGAAGGTCATAATATATGTTATTCATTTactttgattagtgattaatgTGCATATACAAAACACATAATATATGTGTTCACGACTTCACGTCGCTAGAATAAGAGAGCGTAAATTTTCTATGTTcttatcctttcttttgtttggaaaattaTCTGTCACTACAAAACGCATAATTAAGGGTAAGTGGATAGACTCTTATCGTGTTGGTACTTGGTAGGGCCTTGTACTTTTTAGCCTTTCATTATTTTGTGGTCTGCATCCATCTTTCCCAGCCCCATGATTTAAATATGTCCATTTATTTGAtagattaacaaaaaaaaaatctactacTGTTTTTTACACATGTCAAATTTGTATCCCAGAAAGGTTATGTGAATAATAGTAACAAGAAAGGTTTTCGAAAATGTGAAGGCAAGTTCATCGCCATAGTTAATTGGAGATTAAAGGTAATAATTTGAACCCCATTATCATGACTTTAAAAATGATGGCCTTTATTAGCAAGTACTAATTTAATTGGATCTTCCTTCTCTCCCTAAtatttatgtaaaaaaaaaaaagaaaaaaaaaaaggaaaaggtgaTAGATTACCTGTACGATGCATTTTTCATACAATAACATatttaaaaagagaaatgaaTTTCTAAAAACTATCTGAAAATTTAAAGGTTGCTTAAATGCAATAAACTAGCTAACGTTTGTTCAAGGCTTGATTCTCATTAACGTTTAAAGGAAGACTATCGTGGCATAAAATGTTAAAATACTTACAATATCATGGTTAAATAGAAGTGATCATGGTGTAATCATACCactgaataaaaataaaagaattggaCGATTAATGAGTGAAATTTCAAATAGGGGTAACATGTAAAGTAGGTAGGAGATAAAATGTGGTTGTTAATAAGGATTAAAGGTACTTTCATATAACAGAGGTAGCTCGAAATTAAGTATATTATCTTGAATAAATAATTCTTCATTCAAATAATTGTGAAAGGACATACCCATCCATAGTTGTATTGTTTGTACTAATAAAGCTTTCGAGATCTGTTATTTACAAAACTAAGGCATCTTGCTATATCGTACTTGATTAAATCTGATTAGTAGACAAGCTTGTCAGTTAATCAATCGGCTAAGCATTTCTTTTTCACGTGATCCTTTATTGTTTTTCCCATCCACTTGCGCCCATAATTTTGATAATTATAAGGTCACCGTACAACTTTGATAGTTGTGCAGGAAACTTATAATCATGTTAATACTGTTATCGCTTGGTTGGTGGACCTGCTAAATTGCTTCTCTGacattttaaaaacaaaaaacaaatccATTCATGACTAGTCATAAACATTtaccaaaaaagaaacaaattaaaggagtcgaaaaaaaaaattaattgtggAACATAATACAAGCTGGCGATTGGGGGAAAAAACTGCTTCTATCAAATACTAAAGTCGCATTGAAGTTTAACAAAACTAATTATAATTAACaaaagtattttcttaaaaatatcttGCTCTAGGAAAAGGGAAGGGAAAGAGAGATATGAAAAAATGGTTGTGTATGAGACTTTAATCTGTACTGCTAGCCTATGTATTTTAATATTGCGTTATGAGTAGACTTGAAAAGAGCACAGACCTATACGAGAATATTAAGGTTTCAACCAAAAAGCCATCAAGCATAGGACAATCAAATGGTATGTTTAAGTTCCCCAGTGATTGAGGTATAATAATTCATTTTGTTTAAATTGGAAAGTTAAATGTAAAGCGGATATTacaaaatcaaaattcaaataaagCAATAACACAAGAAGAAAACAGTCGTTATTTCTTATTCTAACATAATGCAAGAGAAGAAAATAGATACGTCAACtaaaaagaataagaagaacGGACAATTTAGCCTGATACTCTTTCcgtcaaaaaaaatatatatatatatatttaataacgatttaactttaaactttctATGTTATCTTTAATGAGATTATTTATAACTATGCAAATATCTATGACATGTTTAACATTAGAAACATGATGTCTATCCGTAgattttctttcatttaatGGTTATTTGCATTTGTgtacatttttcatattaaaTGACTTGGCATCAAATATTATGGATATGAGAAGCTGGAAAACAGAACTTAGGCCACAAGTCAAACAAACTTCCGTTTCTTTCCTGATTGTCACATTTAAGTAGAAGAGTCCCAACTTCTAAATTCtgaaatatctaaattttaaaaatacacaTTCGTTGTCCCAACTAGGATGTATGATGTTTAGAATATGAGGATCAATACATTTAATTATCGACATGatcttaaaatatttatcttttcaactctattaaaataaattttatgaaaaccACACAAATAGTAATATCTGAACTAAtgtaaaaaatttaagaatattatagtaaaacaaaaaaattggctCTGCAAAAAGTGATAATGCCAAACAGATTAAGACACAGGGaggtggaaaaaaaaacaacttaacATTATGTAATTAAATAGACACGTTGTCTAATTTCACACAAATTATTAGTAATAGTCCTACTATTTCTGTTTATAATTTAAAGTGAGATTTGTTACCTTCATCCCTCAAATATCGACAAATTCTTATCCTGGTCCTTGACATTTTTTATTAAGCATGTTTACCTTCAATTAACTAAAATGTACACTTTGATCCCTTTGCTTGTAAATCTTCACAACTTATCGAATTTTTAGCTATTATACTTTAATTTACGCATGTATTATGTTAAGTTTTTACTGTTACTTATCATACCTGAAggtaatataattttaaaaataatatagatataaaATATTCCACATTAAATTAACCATAAACAgattttctaatatttaatcAATGGAGGGTTAATGCTTAATCATACATTATAAGGACTAAAACTAAGATTTATGAGTAGTTGAGAGATGAAAGTGCTattattccaaaaataaaagcaaCCTGAAAACAAAAATATCTGGGAGAGGACGGGTCTAAAACCCGGATCTATATGGTTGACCCGAAACGAGTTGAGACTTTAAACAGACAAAGGTGAGAGAGAAGAAGAATCGGATAAACCGTCCGTCATATGGTGGCCACGTTGTTGTCTCAAATCATAAAGTTACACTTAGCCACATGAACTTTTCTTAATTACCTATCACACCTGTCTCCTACTCagtactctctctctctctatatattttCTTATCTCCATTCTCCACACGCCTCTATTCGGTGCCAtttatctacatatatatatatgcatagtcTTCTCCGTTGTTCTCAAATTCGTATAATAATTCGTTGATTTTGCGATGTCGAGTTGCTGTTCGCAGTCTGGAACTAACGGCCACAACTCCTTCACCTGCACCGGCGAGTCTTTGCCGGACGCCGACGTGAGTGGCGGCGGTGAGATCATGTTGTTTGGTGTGAGGATGAAGGTGGACCCCATGAGAAAGAGTGTGAGTTTGAACAATCTGTCTCAGTACGAGCTGCCCAATGATAGCAACAGCGGAAATAACAATGAGTCCTCTAAAGTGGTTGATGAGAGCTACGCCTCTGCCGATGACGCTGTTGCTAACCACTCGGGCATCGGCCGTGAACGTAAGCGAGGTCAGATCTCTGATTATCTTGCTCTCTTTTCCGATCATATCTACTTCACAATTGTTAgattatttttctctcttttctgtAATCATTTCTCTTTGCCAATGGATTGTTCTAGTATAAGTCAACGTGTTAATAGTCTCTATACCCTTTTGGATTTCTATTATTTGCTAGTGTCCTTACACATTTCCTTTTGATTCTTAATCCGTATGTCTTTCTTGATGTTATCCAGCACCTCCCATTTCTTTGCCCctgagaaaaatatattttcgtTCAAGCTTCTTTTAGattgttttctttctctctcacgCTTTGAAATTATTGTGGTGAACCTGCTTTCTAGTACTCCCTGGATTTGAActgttatttatttttgattaAGTTGGCTGTGTTTTGGATTTAATTTTAGGAGTTCCATGGACGGAGGAAGAGCACAAGCTATTCCTTTTGGGATTGCAGAAAGTGGGAAAAGGAGACTGGAGaggaatctctagaaatttcgtCAAGACTCGCACACCCACACAGGTTGCAAGCCATGCTCAGAAATACTTCCTCCGGCGAACTAACCTCAATCGCCGTCGCCGCCGTTCTAGCCTCTTTGATATCACCACTGACTCGGTATTTCATTCAATCTCAAATTAAATTGCCTGCCTATTaactccctccgtcctaatttatgttATACAGTTCGGATTTTTATTTTGACTTTGAATTTGAACATACAATCTCTAATTCTAAgtgttttgaaaaattaatttacatatttataaacggcataaaaagtactataagttacgATAATTAACGATTTAAAGGGTATAAGAATAAATCGCACtcaaagattttcttgtttattcttaaaatctgaactgaatcacTTAAATTGGAACGATGAGTAATCGAAGGTGTCTTTGGTGATTTAGAGTTTAGTTCCTAAGATTTGCTTCTGTGACAAACAGGTATCTGTATTGCCaacagaagaaaacaaaaatctgCAAGAACACCCTATTCCACCAGCTCTGGCACCAACATCATTGCCTCTTATAGAAACTTCCAAAATCAATGCATTTCATGTGACATCTTTGCCAGTAAATTTTGGGAAGCCAATAGAAACTCCAATCCTTGGGCAAGGAGATCAAAGCTATAACGGTTCATCTTTATTCATCCGGTCGGTGCCTGTTGTTCCACTGTCAAATTCATCAAGAATAAGTGACTTTAACTTGAATCAGAGCTCAACAATGGATGCATCTTCCTTGTCGTTGACATTGTCCTTGTCACTAGATCAAAGCCactcatcaccatcatcatctaCTAGGCACTCAGGATTTCAAGTGATGTCAAATTTTAGTAATGGAGAGAGCATTATCAGTGTGGCATGACACACAAgaatctttattatattaaaataataactaaaagctagaaaaaaagaagaagtaaaaacATAGAAAAATGCAAATGGGAGAGATGAGGTACttataattatattaattattgtAAGGAGAGATGGGGTACTTAGTGGACTTTGATGTATGGTCCTTTTGTTTTTGTACATGCCTTACTGTACCTGTTGTATGTCTTTACTCATATTATTATGTTAGTgtcttctttatttgtttttgtttaattgtTTTTAGTTGGGGAAGAAAAATTAACAGTGAATAATAACATTGGACCTTGTGCTTGTTGCTAATATCAATTGGCGGAGAGTATAGTGGTCTCCACTACTATCTAGCCAGTATCTCAGTGGTTCCATAATGTGAAAATATATCAAGTGGGTACTTGTTGAATGGTAGCAATGTTGGATTTCCATTAAAGGGCAGAATCCATAAATCTTGTTGGTTCCTCATTCATTGTAGTGGCAATAAACGACTGGTAGGACCATTGAATGTCCCGCTCACATGATGTGTTATCCGAAGTCCTGTTGAGTGGGTCACGATATCTTGTTGATGTGGATTTTCAATTATGATATTCcattgatttttcttgattgaaCATAAATGGGATCGCAGCAATGATGGAACACCATTTATGTTCCATTTCTCTTACCGGTCATAATCCCATTTGTCTAAGAAATTCCCATGAATTTCCCTTCTGGCAGTTATATGGAATTTCAGTACGTTAACTAAATGGTATTCCAAGATGAGTTTGATAGATTCACAAAATTCATGACAAGAGATGAAAACTAATGGGTGACAAAATTAGTCATAAAATTATGATTCGTTCAACTCATCCAATTCTGgacgggtactgtgtatatttttattgttgggggggggggggggttgtgggTGTTCAATTTTGGCACAGATTAATAAGTCAACTTATCTAAATGTTAGGCTGATTTGAACTAAACTGTTACATAaattgcaactacaaaattgtagATAATTTATTATAGGCACACAATTTAAATTGGGTATCTTTTAGCTTGGAATTTGCTGGGAAAATTTATTGAAAGATGATGATGGAGAAACTCACCAAACATAGAGATGGCAGTGAAGAAGAGAGGAGTTGAAGTGTGCAAAGATAGTAAGAAAACATGCAGCAAAAATCAAAACAGGTTtaaaaaaggtaaaataaaaCTTGGAAAGACCGAAAACCATACCTAGCGTCACGGATGCGGATGAGAAGAAGAGAGAGTTGCTTGCTTCtgttactcttttttttctagttATAGAGATGAGAAACACTGATGTACACTTATACTGAGAAGAAAGTGGAAGCTTCTAACTTagttaatatacaaaaaaattcttgaaaaacatttgtatTTCCTTTTATACCCCTATTCGTCCCTTGCCCTTGTGTTCGTCCTAAACTCCCATTTCTATAATAAGATATAGTTATGTTTGgtaaatgaacaaataataaGGAAAAAACCAAAGACTTTAAAATGTGGTTAAAGCTGAATGGGTTAGATTCATTATTTAACCATCTCGACTCGATCTGTTTAAGCCCAAATAATTTTTGGGTGGACCAATGACCTGCTCATATATTGATTTAGTCCACTTTAATTAGACCTGTACAAGTTCTATCCAACGCCATTTAACACCTTAGTTATATTACTAGTGAATTTGTACGCGCTTCACGCGGTCATGAGAGAAATCAATAACTTATTAAATTTAACATATATAGAAGAGatatttacaatatattttgtataaattGACTAAATCAGAAATATAAAGGACTTTCAATAATTATATGGTGgataattttcatatttgaagaaaatttatgtcctttttatatataaatatatttctttATCAATTATATGCATATCTAAGTCAGAGTTTTTAAATATTCTTCGAGAGTTTCTCCTTATATGAAAAAAGAatgtaaaatagaaaaatgcaaaaaaaaatatatatatattacacccATTTGGCCGCGCTCCTATATAATAAATATGATGCACAATTGATTCTATGTAAGAAAACATTTGGTTAGTAGTTTGCAGACTTCAAACAAAGTCATAAGTTTGAACTAAAAGAAATTACAGACTTACAACAATCAGAAACGCATGTGAAAATCAAACTAAAGAGGAATCAATGAGagatatacaaaaaaataaagaagaaaataatgcaATTTACATATCATTCTTACGACTTTGATCattaaaaatagaagaaaaaatataaaatcaatgcatatataatTTCCTGAGCTCCTGTCGATATCTATTCCCACGAGCCGATCGACATTCAAGagccttcttcttcttcttcaagttaaactaaaacatgaatataataCATCGATAAATATAACAATATTACTATTTAAAATATGGAATGAAAGAATAACCTGAGTAGAGTCTCacagaacaaaaaaaatatgaatttacaTCTGATACTCAAGAAGGGTCGACATTTTTGACTAATTTAATCATGTCTTCTTGCAACAAAGTCTTACAATGCCTCTATTCTAGGACTACCAAAAGAAAGGGGATATTTGAACTGAGGTTAGCTCCCTTAGAAAatcccaaaattcaaaaaacaTATTTCTACAAATAGAAAAAATGCATAAAGAATATTGAACAAAAACTAATGCACTTCataactaacaacatcaatttaaTCATTCAAGTAATAAgcataaaatacatattttgtgTTATAACGGAAATCACACAAACATCAGCAAAGGGAGAATGAATTAAAGGGAAAAGAGAAAGCAGAAATATTTTCATTTAAGAAGGAATATAACATGACCAGAAAATGGAAACAGTAACCAAACAATAAGATAATAGCATAGTTACATAATGAATCAGGAAGttcacaaaatacataaatgaatcAAAAGCAAAGTGCAAATTACTTGATTTGAAGGTAAGCAAGAAACAAAAGTGAGTTCTAAGTGACATCTTCTTGGCTTCTTCATTCAATCACTGTTAGCTTGTTGCAACAAAACTGAATTATAATCCATAATGCTTCTACCGATTGGCTTGCGACCATTCTCTAATTCTATTTATAAGATACCCTATGTCTTTTTGCTAAGATTGGAGAATATCAGAAGCCAAACGTTTAGAACTTTGGAACGGAAAAGTTGTGGTTATGGTAATAAAAAGTTGTGGGAGTAATGGAAATAAAGACCATTAAGTTTTTACATTAaagaatatgaatgaatgaagaAGTAGTAATTGACATAttttttgtacaaaaaaaaaaaaaaaagtatagtaGGAGAAATTgttaaaaaacaataaaaagataATAGGATCACTAGGTCACATCACTCTTCTTTTCATCAAGCCTTTATACTCCCTCTCATCACCATAATAAGTGTTATCTACCAATTTTtttgtctcataataagtgtcttGTGAAATCGAACataaattgactaatttttaCCAATTATACCCTAGCACGATAAAGTAagatctaaatgatgattggaaaagtgTACACAAGTAATCTTTATTGTTGGATTTTCAATCAAAAAATTTACTTCTATGACGCCTCCAATCAAAAGCaggtagaaaataatttatttttattatgagAAGAAAACTTGTGATTTGTCAAGAAATTTTTTTACATCATCAGATAATTTTAAAGGTAACCaccttaattttctttaataatgttagtatctttttaaaaaaaaattataattagaagttaaaaaatatattaaaggcAATTTGAATTCTAGTTGTActataattaaaattatttcctttctcAGTCCACCACTTTTCTTTCCATATATAGCCGGCACTGCCATGGCAGAGCAAAAACCGGCAAGTTGCAGTGCTTTGTTTCCCTGTTTTTATTCCCTGGATTTCTCAAATTCTTCAGTTCATcaattatttcc
Coding sequences within it:
- the LOC132055875 gene encoding transcription factor MYB1R1-like, with the protein product MSSCCSQSGTNGHNSFTCTGESLPDADVSGGGEIMLFGVRMKVDPMRKSVSLNNLSQYELPNDSNSGNNNESSKVVDESYASADDAVANHSGIGRERKRGVPWTEEEHKLFLLGLQKVGKGDWRGISRNFVKTRTPTQVASHAQKYFLRRTNLNRRRRRSSLFDITTDSVSVLPTEENKNLQEHPIPPALAPTSLPLIETSKINAFHVTSLPVNFGKPIETPILGQGDQSYNGSSLFIRSVPVVPLSNSSRISDFNLNQSSTMDASSLSLTLSLSLDQSHSSPSSSTRHSGFQVMSNFSNGESIISVA